ccacccaggtaGGGCAGGAGGGATTCTGACAGCAGTgaagtgggatggggggaggttgAGACCTTTCCCCAAGTCACCCCAGTGACAAATGCTGAAGCCACAGGATGGCAGCCCTGGTGAACGGGGCAggtcagcagcccctgctgactgAATCCTCCCATTCTCTCGAGAGCGGgtccagccctgccagcagcaggacaagctTCCCCCACCCATGTGCCTCAGAACTGCCTGGCTGGTCGCCATCACCCATCAGTCCTTGGCCTCCCAGgctgcaggtgatgggagcaACTCTGGGTGGTGGCTTGGGTGACACAGACACTAGGCCATGGGGAAATGGAtgcagctctgtggggcaggaaagGTTCACAGAGGGCACTTAGGGGActctcctgcccttcccaggagtgagagcagagcaccacatcctaagaacacaagtccaggaAGTCTAGAAATCCCCACTAGGTTCCTCGCTCCCAGGCCAGTGAATGGTGATAGGATGGGAATGAGGCCTGGGAGCGCCCCAATCTTCTGAGTCGAATGCAGCTGCTCACCTTGTCCCCCATCAgctgctgggcttcccccaggagGGAGTATGtgaggagcagcccagcctggctgacatGCAGCAGGGGGTCGTGGATCGCCAGCATTGCTGTCTGGAGGAAGTATCTTCTCTGCCCCTCCGAGATGAAATTTtccaaagacctaaaaccaaGAGGACACGAGGCTTTAGCAGATTTCCCAGAGCCAGCCTCCAAGTCCTGGGGATAGAATGGCCTCACCATCTAGTGCCCCGAAGGGAGGGTAAGAGAGCTGCTGTAGCCAAGGCAGTTCATTCCCCAGGAGGCTTTCAGGGTCCCAGTGCTCTCCTCTCAGACGCTTGGGGATCAGccagggggacaaggagcagagacaGACCCAGAGCCATAATCCTCTATTAACTCACCCACCCGGGGATTCTCCTTATGCCACGTAGCAACGGCTCCATGTAAGACATCCAAATCACGGCAACTAGCGAGGTTCCAATGTGGGACCTTTAGCACCAGCCTGTCCCACAGGGTGCTGGGTGAGGAACTCTGAGCTGGAAATAAGGAGTGGGCTCTTGTCCTGTCTCCAGGAGGCATCCACTGCAGAGACTCCAGCCAGCCTCACTCCCTGAGCTGTGTCCTACCCTGCCACAGTGTccttacctcccccaccctggctgtGTTCTTATAGCCCAGGAGCCTGCTTCCCGGTGCCAGTCGTAGCACCACAGATCTTCTGCCTCCTTTATGGTCAGCCCTGGggggtgagagagacacactttGATCATTCTGGTTGCAGTTTCTGTGCCCTTCCAATCCCATTGGCAGCTGCCCAGTGGAGTGGAgaagaacagaggcagagagagacgtTCTCCAGCTGGGCTCAGGCTGAGAGAAATTGTCTGGGGTCCCATTATCCACCtgtggtccctctcagtcccctgTTGGGTTCCGTGTCCCAGTGGGTTCCTTACCGCTCTGTTGGAGCAGCAGCTGGTAGAGCCGGTAAgtcccctccctggcctgccggCTGATGTCCTGGTCTGGGTCACTCACAAACAGAGCCAGCTGGGCCACGTGGTGACCCATCTGCTGAGATCtaatggaagggagaggagaggggactccatcagcattttcctatcagctccctgtcccccctgGGCCAGAAGGCTCCttctgcaggagatgctgggggagaggagcctgagATAGACCCTTCCTTTGCTCTGCTGCCAAGGGAGCCAGGAGCTGCTTTGGGATGccaagcaggggctggagcatggtCCCCTTAAAGGCCCAGGGACAACACTTGACCAGGACAAgaagaacttgactcaagcctatctcattccctgctctgactctgcctccccaagaggaaCACTCCGAAtccacagcccctgcagcagcagatcctacagcccggtggagccagccagcccacctgCGCCTGGAGTCAGCAAGCTGGGGTCAGAGATCACTTACGTCAAACTCGGGGAGGGTGACTGCGTATCTGAGCAGGGCCGTGCTGCTCCTaacggccctggctctctcctgggacacCCTGGACACGATCCAGAGGTTGACatgctgtggggaaaggaggcaggtcAGGATCAATGGGCAGGTGCATGTGCTTTGCAAATGAGCCCCACCCCCGCCAACCCCAGGGGCCTGAGACATTATGCGCAGGGGGGAATAGCTGAGTCATTGATCACAGAGCTTTAGGAGGGGATTCTTTCCCCCAGGATGCAGCTTGTATCCTGCAGGTCACAACTTGTCAGGGTCTCTCTAGATTGGGACAAGGTTCGGTGTCGGGGCTGGTCCCATCCTCCCAGAACTCCTGATTCCTGAACAGTTCACCAGAAAGGAGACTGAACTCTCGCCCTTCCCTGCTACTAAAATCCTTGGTGGGATGTAGGGAGTGACTGAAAGCACAATCCCCCCAGGAATTTCAGAGCATATCAGAGAGAAGGGCTAATTCCCTGGGGTCCTCCTGTTTCTCTAGGAAGGAGCATGTGCCTCTTCTCTGAGAACCATCTCCAGAATctcatggggtgtgtgtgttgggggtgggggggtgaagggtGGGTTTCAGCCTCTCACTCCCCAAGGCAGCCAGGGGCCCTGTGGTTAGTGCTcaacagaaccaggcagagctctggcttgAAGTCTGGCTTGAAGTCTGGCAGGACTGGCCTAGGGTCACCTAGCAGCAGAGAAATAGAAGCCGGGTTTCTTTGGTAGCCGTCCcgtgccgcctgcccgccccccgAGACTACAGCGTTCTTCTTGAAACCAAGCGCTTCTGTTTTCCTTGGGTTTCCTGGAATATTGCACAAACTGAAGACCAGAGGAAATGCTGAGCCAGGGTTGACCTTACCAGCAGCTCAGCAAAATGCTGTACTGTATTCTGGCTCTGATCCCAACACTCTCCCACCCCACATTTCTCTCTTCCCAACCCCCAGGGCTACGGGgcctagaccgcatttccctgtGTTGTGCGTTTGTGGGGCCTAGCGGGCAACCCGCTGACCTGCCACGCCCACAACGTGGCTTCTGTGCCTGACTGTGCTGCTGGGTGATATGGGACAAGCTGcttccctgccctgtgcctcagtttcccacattatcaccaccagcaccacatcACTTGGTGGTACCAGCGCCATCTAGGGGTAGATACTTTGGATGCTAACGCAGAACTGGGCCTGGCGTGGCTGGGAATTGATGCTACCGGGTGTCCACGTGCCCAGGATCTACCCTGGTAGCTTGTCCCTATGGACAATGCACTGCAGAGCCAGTGGAGCAAAGGGGAGGAAACCCTGTGTGGCCTGGGGGTTAGGCAGCACAGTGCAATGAAATGGATGAGTGATGTTTCCAGCTCGGGGGGTGGAATGAGGGCTTGTGAGTTAGAGGAGAAtgggattcaggactcctgggttctcttccctcttctgggaggggagtggggtctagctgTTGCAAGGggtctcaaactgagggtcacaAGGTCATGGGGGGGTTGCAGGCTGCCACCCCCCATGCATGCCGGGGCTCTGTGCAGGGCTGACAGCCCAAGCCTTTCAAAGatgggtggccggagagcagcggctgctggccaggcgcccagctctgaaggcagcgctgcctccAGCAACagcccagaagtaagggtggcatggtatgggggGGTTGTCATTTTGGGGGGgtcatcacagcctgaaatattttcagagaGGGGTCCAgccaaaaaaggttgagaacccttaCGTTAACGCATGGTGGGagaatgggagccaggactcctggattctcttcccagctcagggaggggagtcaggcctagtggttagagggggggggggctctgaaaGTCAAGACTCCCAGttctaatgctggccctgagaAGAGAGGTTTAATTTAGAGCGAAGGGCTGAAAGTCACGACTGCTGGATCtaaccccagtgctgggaggaagTGTGGTCTGGTGGTTTAGAAGAGGGGTGTggctgtcaggactcctgggttctgttcctggctcataAAGTGACTTGCCAGCAAGTCGCTCCCCCTCATGCCTTAGCTCACCCTGCTGACCAATATAGTAAAGGGTTAATGACAATCGCATGCGCCTGGTGCCATCTGGTTTCTGCCTATGCTGGAGGGAATATAAAGGTGGCAgtgggcagggtggggacagCCTCCTACCCATTCACGTGGCAGCAGCCCTCTGGGCTCCAAACACCTGTGCCTGATGGGGCAGCTGGATCATGCCATGGACTGGAGAGAAAAGGGCTCTTGGGTGCAGGGTGACGGCCGCTACATCTCCAGCCCGTCCACTCATTCAGTTTATTCAACACAAAACTTCCTTTACATGCGTGAGAGAAGGGAAAAAGAAGAGGGATCTGAAAGTTCATAAATTAATAGTCCCGGGGCGCTACTCCCCGCCGCACTTCCGCCAACACAATGTTTCTTCCTGCTACAGAGACCCCTTCCGGGCCTGGCTCCGCGTGAGCTCACGGTGTGAGTGCCATGCAGGGTCGGGAATCCTGTGGGTCATGATCTCAGGGGGGTGGAAAATTACACAGGGCTCCAGACCTCAGCAATATTCCGAATAATCTTCCTCCACGTAATTCGCTGGGAACCAGCCAACCTAGGAGGGGAAAACCCAGTGAGACGTGGAATTGTTATCACAAAACAGCTATTGGAACATGGCCCATGTGCCATATATGCACTGCTGCCCTCTTCTGGATGGGATGAGAGCTGCTCACCTGTGTGTCATAAGCCCTGTACTGCTAAGAGCTAACAGGGATTCTCCTGTAACTCGGCTTGTTTTTGCAGCAGGAAGATCTGTGTGCTATCCCCAATGCTGTGGTGAGATCTGCTGGCTATGCCACGTGGCACAGGGGCCACTTTCATGAGGCATGAGTAGCTGGGATTGAACTttggacctctggagctaaaggCACCAGTCTCTACTGCTTGATCTAAAAGCCCCAGCTCCATTAGCCGGCTCATCAACCGCTACTGTCCCAGCCACCACTAGGGGGAGACAAAGTGCCACTGAAGTTGGCCAGTTGGCCATAGCTTTCCTGGCATCCTATACTTGCACTAGGTGTTCATTGGTACCCGATGCATCAGAATGTGTGAGCGCGTGGGTGCATGCATGTGGCGCGGCTCGTGCATGTGCATGTGCATGCGTATGGAGATCGTTTATGGGTGTGTGCACACGTGCATGCACAAGCGAGAGGCATGCGTGTGTAGGCGTGCAGTGATTGTGTGTGCGCGAGCACATCTTTGGGTGCAGCTTGCGTGTGTACATGTGTGGACTGTGAGTGGAGGTAAGACAGAATTGCTGCCCTCTGCTGAGTAGGAGATGATTACACCAGCTCACGTgtgttggggcggggggtgctTGCACAGaactctgccccctgctggatggaaTATGTCAGTACTGCTCACATGCATGGGTCTATATACACTAGAGAGTgatgtgtgaatgtgtgtgtgatgggATTACATGCTGTATGTGTAGAGGTGCGAAGAACGCTGCCCCCTGCGGGTTGTGTGCGTGTATGTGGGTGTAACACTGCCCCCTTGTGGACAGGCTATGTCAGGCCTGTTCTGCTGTATAAGGGGGTTGTGATCCCAACCCCCACTCAGCGGTGCACTCACGCGGCCGTAGATCTCCCCTTTCCACCAGCCCTGCTGCCCTTTCTTGCTCAGGATCTTTATGGTGTCGCCCTCCTTGAGCGTCAGCTCTGTCCGGTCCCGCGCGCAGAAATCGTAGCGAGCCTTCGCCGACCTAAAGTACTTCAGTCCTCCTGCTGCAAGGGGACAGACCCACGCTAGAGACAGCTGTGCCAGGACCGGACACCCTGAAATAAAGATCCACCCCTTTGGTGGGATCCTGGGAAGCGAGCGGCCCCCGGAAGTGCTCGTCACCCACCacatggctggaggcagggaccGCATGGGGAAAGACTGGCTCTCTTCCCTCCTGGGGCTCCGAGGGCTTGGGCCGCAGAGGGTTAATTTCGAGAGCCCACCAGGGTGGAGTCTATGCCCCAGCCATGACCCACAGGAAAGAGGGTACCACTGCTGGGGGCCATGGCCGCATGGGAAATGACAGGTTTTGCCTCTCGACATTTTTTTCCtggttttgtcaaaattttcccATTTTTGTTGAAAACTTTGGAAATCGGACAAAAACTAGAAGCGGGGGAGAGGCAAAAATTTGGGTTGAAAAGCCACCATCCCTcaagaaaaatgttttagggGAAATTTCCATCCCACATGTGCCCGGTCATGAGGATCTATCCCAAGAACCCTGGAGGCTGAGATCCTGCAGCGCTCAGGGGGCGCTCgaggtctcccctccctggctccagcaCTGGCCCCCAAGCACCCTACCGGGAGGTCTGGAGACGGCCCTCTGCTCAGGCGCCTTGAATGGGAACTGCAGCGTGGTGTCGAGGGTTTTGAAGCAGTCTTTCAGGGAGTTCTGCTGGTAAAACTCCACTAGCTCCTAGGGAGGAAGCACAGAGAGGCCCTGAGTGTGCGGAGATCCCTTCTCTCCTGTAGCAGGAGCACAGACAGTAACAGCTGGACCCCACTCTCCCGGCCCCTccagccagaaatagaacccaggagtcctgactcccagctgcctcctcttctaacccactagcccccattcccctgccatggctgggaacagaacccaagagtcctggctctcagccccctcctgctctatTCAATACACCATCCTGAGGGCTAAGCGGCTGGTGTTGCACTAAGCATTCCCCCAATGGCCAGAGCCTTCCAGTGAAGATGGAGTTGAAGCATCGGATGCAAAATCCGCTCAATCCTTACTATGAGTCCTTTGAACGCCTTCTTCTCCGTGATGCGGTACAGGCCCTCCGACGTCAGGATCTTGATGTGTTTGATTTCTTCGTTAAACCTTGGGGCACAGACACCAGCTCTCAGGGGGCCATTGGTTTCCTAACGATCTCTACAGCTGTCATTTTCCAGTGTATTGCACCTTTAAATTtctagctgtctgctctctgggaggggcagagctTTGTGCATGGAGGGTAAATGCAGATTGTTACAGAAGAGAGGCACACACTGTACTCGCTCTCATAGGGTCTTTCAGAAAGCACTAAGATGGGGCTCCAATGGAGTGacactgatttatgccagctggggCTCTGGCGCTAGGAATACAGGATTCTCCATAATGGCACAGCTCTGGCCTTGTATCTCACCTCAAACGACAAGCACATCCAGATGGAAGATCATCGTATGCACTGGAGCAGAAGGCACTTTTTCCTGCTCCCCGAGCTGGTGCTTTTGGAGGTGCTATTCTTAAATATCTAACCCTATCTTCTTAACTTACGAAGCAAATTACCTTCATAAAATCATGAGGTGGGGAGTCCCACAGGTTAACTACCTGTTGCATATTTACTTTTACCAGGTTGGCATTTAATTTTGCTAAGTGCCCTCTGGTATTTGCATTATAGGGAAGGGCCCAAAAGAGTTCTCCCTGAGAGGCAGACTATTCACGCACACAAAGATGTTCTCTGTAGAAGCTGTTATTAAGTTAGGATTACTTGATGCTGATGGCAAACTCGGCCACGTCCTTGACCCTCTGCTGCACCAGGAACGTGCCGTCTGAACGGTTCGTGAGGATTTGCTCCGCCTCTGCTCTCTCCATAGGTCCCGCGTACCTGCAAGTAGGGACATCCACACAGGAGTTACTACTTGAATCTATGATTCAGCCACTAGATATCGCTTTGGGCTGTATGCCATACCAGCAAGCGTGTGGTCTGGTAAACAATGGAGACACTGAGAGACACTGGAGACACTGAGACACTGAGACACTGAGAGAGGGACAGTCTGGGGGACATGGAGCCTTCCCCGTCCCTTGTTCTCCTGCTTTTCCTGCTAGTGGAGATTCCTGTCATTTGTTGTACTCAGGACTGTGCtcaggagaaggaactgagaattgTCTGGAGAGAGCCAGAGCCGTCCTGTCCTTTGGACGGTTCGGGGCAGTTGCCTGTTGCCTGTTGCCCTGAACCTTGAGGTGCGCCATGCTTGAGGGGGACACTGGACCTGGGTGGCATGGGGCCCAGCAGCAGTTATACTGACCAGGCCCTGCTATGCTCGCTGGCTCCCAGCattgctcagcagaggagggggatggggtttggggtgcaacgGGGGTAGGAAATGGGTGAAGCATGGGTGGGAAAGAcacggggcgggggcttgggtgaaggggtggggcctcatgcatAAGGGAGGGGTTGTCCCGGGCCCTGCGCCCCTCTGTGGatggccctggaaagagccaTAAAGTATCTCCACAGTTTAGTCCTTCTGCACAAAGAGACTGCACAAGAGCGGGAGTCAGCTTTGAGATCCCAAAGAGTCGGACCAAAGGGGCCACCAGATCAGACTTCCCTCCACATCCCAGTTGGCCCAACAAAAGAGGGCAACGTCCGGTGAATGCTGCGAAGCTGGGACCTGGAGAAATTCTCTCAGGAGCTCCAGGGAAGaagtcagggcagctgcacccACTTTCCAGAAGGCTCTGGGCAGATATCAGCTCCCGGAACCGAAGGGCAAGTACAGATCTTTTGCTGCCTCTTGTTGTGACTCTTTGGATGCAGCAGCCCAAAGGCCTGAAGCCTGTCTTTGCAATAGAGAGTCAGGACTCTTTCCCAGAAGGCTTTTCTTCCAAATTGTGCTGTGAGAATGGATGTGGCACTgggctccagcatggagtgaagCAGGGAGGAGAAGACTCTGCTTGGGCAAGGGGCTCTGGCCATTAATGGAGTGGGGGCCCCAGGGGATTCTGGCTCTTTGCTCTTTAGGAAATAATGACCGTGGCACTTACCAGTGTCACACTCTCATCCTGGTCTTCAAGGTGCAGCAGCAGCGGGAGCAAGCAGTGGATCATTTCCTGCTGCACGATGGGTTTGTCCGGGTCCTTCACGCTGCTCACCACGTTGCCAAGCAGTAAAATGGCAGCGGAGCGCACGCTGTCCCTCTCCTGGCAATGAcacacagggagtggggaagcccGGTTAAAGCCAGGCAGGATCAGAGCATAATGTGACAGAGTCATAATCCGCACGCTTCTCCAGTTCCCCCTGTGATAACTGACTTGGCTCGCGGGAGCAGTGAGGCCACCAGGCCAGCGCCATAGACATCTTGTGCAGAACAGGGCCTGAGACACTGTGCAGGGCCGTGCAGCCCCATGGTGTCCTAGTTGCAATGTCTGTCTGGAGAGCACagaatcctagaatcatagaaaattagggttggaagagacatcaggaggtcatccagtccaaccccgtgctcaaaacaggaccaatcccaactaaatcatcccagccagggctttgtcaagctgggccttaaaaaccagcATCCTACATCCAGTTTCACCCCAGCTGAATAGAGTCTATAGGGAGGAGGCAAATCTCTCCATGTTCTTCTCCCACCTCTACCAGCCCAGCCTGGGAAAGACACCAAACCCAACCCTGTGCAGTGTCGGGGGAGAGTCACTAGCCATGGGAGGGTCGGGAGTGAAGACGGGGGCAACAGGCAAATTATAGGGAGTCTCCATCCTTATCCCATTCCTGCTGCATTTGACCAGCTCCCTGAGTCCCTCCTTTCTCAGTCtctgttttccccctttctctccactccccgtCTCCACTTCTCATTCCCTTCTGTTTCCCCACCACTCCTCTGGCTCTTTCTTCCCCAGCCAAGGCTTGAGGTGATGGCTGAGTGACCTCCCAGGTCGCTGGCTGAAGATGcttctctgggctcccctcccatgGGTAATGGGGCCTGGCCCTCACTTCTGCTCCCTGGGTGATCAGGAGCAGGAaaggggggaggagctgctgccaTGAGGgatggtgggaggtgctggggaaaggagaggggagagggagggaaggctgctggagaccggtctggggaaggggaggagcagctgctggagccttacAGGGAGGTGCTGCTACAGAACACAGCAGTTCTTTTGCTCTTCAGTGCCCCTGAGAGCTGGGCCATTCCTGACCCACCTCTTTCCTGCTGGGAATCTCCACCTCTTTGGGGGCCTGTGTTCTCCAGACAGCTGGTCGTCTGCCCAGtgccaggcccctctcccccaggccaggctgcagcaggggctgggagcatggCGCTGAGGCTGAGGTTTGCTGAGAAGAGCTCTGACAGGGAGGTAGCTGAGCAGGAGATTCCCCACCCATGGTGGGGGCACTCCAAGGCTTGTGTGGGGATCTCACTCTCATTTCTGAGCTATTCGATAGACATCGGCTTCCTTGGTCCCCCGGACAATCCATGCCTCTCACTTTTTCTGGCTGAAGCACAATACTGCCAAGGCCCCATAGACTGAGCCTGCGTATGATGGGATTTGTGTCTTTGATCTACTCCATGAACTGCGCCCGGAGGTCTGATTTTGTCACTGTCGTGGCAATAGAAGCACTCTGAAGAAACTGAAAAGAGCCAAATCAAGATCTGGATGAGGAGCAGAGATCTTACTGTGGAGTCTGTTCCTGGACACTCATCTTTACCAAATGGCCACTTACTCCCATACAAAGTCTCTGGTGTGTAGGGAGCCAGGTGCTGCTCTTTCAGTTGGTTCAGAACTTAGACTAATACACAAGTCACAAATAaacccccagggaaaggggaatcTCCAGGCCCCACTGAGTGCCATGGAGCGACCCCTGGAACAGAAGAAAAGCAGAACCCCAGGAAAAGGTGAGGAGAGAAGCATGACCTTGGGGCACCGGAGAAACATCTCCTCTTGTCACATGATCCCACCTAGGCACATTCAGCCAGGAGCGATCTcaccctgtctctccctccctctctgtgccATACCCCACCACCATCCATGTGCGGAGAGGAGCTAGCTGGCTGTAGGCTGCTGAGCTGCTGACAATGTGCCCAGAGCTTACtggcctgagctgctctccagaaaGCCCACTTGTGCCTGTCAAGTAAAGAATCTCACCTCAGTGCAGAAAGTTATGGCGATatttctctgctcctcctccttctcactcTGGACAATGCTGACGGCCTCTCTGaaagctgcagggagctgagggttCTCAAACTCGATCATGGCTCTGGAACATAGAGCAGAAAGTCCCTTGTGGTTATCAAAGGGGAGAGAGAGTTCCTCTCTAGTTGCTGGGCTGAGATGGCAGCCTGGAACAGAGGAATATTTCACATGGAAATCCCATTCCCAATGAAGAGGAAACTTTGGGCTCCTACCTTGCAATCACGCCAACACCCTGCGAGTAGTAATTGCGGGAGGCTATCATGTCTCAACTCTGCTGTAACTGGATGCCAGCAAATTCCTTCCAGTATCCAGGCATGGAAAAAAGAGTCTTCACAGCCTCCATCGACGTGCTAAAGACAAAAAATACCAGTGTCAGGTAAAGAGATCAGCCCCAAGCATGGCAAATCTGCACATGCCCTGGCACACACAGTATGGACAGCAGGAGCTAGCCTCCCCGAGGATAGATCCAGTGTGATATCATGGTGCTTCCCTGCCCAatgggccctgtctacactgcagttccaTTGAG
The DNA window shown above is from Mauremys mutica isolate MM-2020 ecotype Southern chromosome 6, ASM2049712v1, whole genome shotgun sequence and carries:
- the LOC123373274 gene encoding uncharacterized protein LOC123373274 isoform X1, yielding MNFQIPLLFPFSHACKGSFVLNKLNEWTGWRCSGRHPAPKSPFLSSPWHDPAAPSGTGVWSPEGCCHVNGMSTSGSCPGCPRREPGPLGAARPCSDTQSPSPSLTSQQMGHHVAQLALFVSDPDQDISRQAREGTYRLYQLLLQQSGLTIKEAEDLWCYDWHREAGSWAIRTQPGWGRSLENFISEGQRRYFLQTAMLAIHDPLLHVSQAGLLLTYSLLGEAQQLMGDKLEDVTAKVMGQLRSIQQHQVPEALQGLRLI
- the LOC123373274 gene encoding proto-oncogene vav-like isoform X2; amino-acid sequence: MERAEAEQILTNRSDGTFLVQQRVKDVAEFAISIKFNEEIKHIKILTSEGLYRITEKKAFKGLIELVEFYQQNSLKDCFKTLDTTLQFPFKAPEQRAVSRPPGCPVLAQLSLAWVCPLAAGGLKYFRSAKARYDFCARDRTELTLKEGDTIKILSKKGQQGWWKGEIYGRVSAPLSGGWDHNPLIQQNRPDIACPQGGSVTPTYTHTTRRGQRSSHLYTYSM
- the LOC123373274 gene encoding proto-oncogene vav-like isoform X4, whose protein sequence is MERAEAEQILTNRSDGTFLVQQRVKDVAEFAISIKFNEEIKHIKILTSEGLYRITEKKAFKGLIELVEFYQQNSLKDCFKTLDTTLQFPFKAPEQRAVSRPPGCPVLAQLSLAWVCPLAAGGLKYFRSAKARYDFCARDRTELTLKEGDTIKILSKKGQQGWWKGEIYGRVGWFPANYVEEDYSEYC
- the LOC123373274 gene encoding proto-oncogene vav-like isoform X3 is translated as MERAEAEQILTNRSDGTFLVQQRVKDVAEFAISIKFNEEIKHIKILTSEGLYRITEKKAFKGLIELVEFYQQNSLKDCFKTLDTTLQFPFKAPEQRAVSRPPAGGLKYFRSAKARYDFCARDRTELTLKEGDTIKILSKKGQQGWWKGEIYGRVSAPLSGGWDHNPLIQQNRPDIACPQGGSVTPTYTHTTRRGQRSSHLYTYSM